From the Zavarzinia compransoris genome, the window AGGCGCCCTTTTCGATCCGGGCGCCCTATGTCCTTCAGTTCGGCGTCCATATCGCCGAGGAACTGAGAACGCTGCTGATCCACAATCCCGCGGCGGCCCCGCAGGCGCCTGCCGCGCCGTGACTCTGTCCGCGCTTTCCGGTCAGGTCACCGCTTCCGCCACCGTGGCCCCGCCTTCGAGGCGGAGGTCGTAACCGGCCGCCCCGCCGCGGACGAGGTGGCGGGCCAGGGCTTCGCTATGGGTGATGACCCAGACCTGGCTGCGGGCGGCGGCATCCAGGATCAATTCGGCCAGGGGGGCGGCAAGGTCCGGGTGCAGGCTCTGGTCCGGTTCGTTCAGGATCAGCAGGGGGCTGGGCCGGGCCGACAGCAGGGCGGTCGCGAGGCACAGGAAGCGCAGCGTGCCGTCCGACAATTCGCGCGCGGCGAAGGGCCGTTCGATGTCGTGCCGCTTCAGCAACAGGGTGAACTCGCCCCGATCGTGCTCGACCTCCAGCCGGGCGCCGGGAAAGGCCCGGTCGACAGCCCGGTCGAGAGCGGCGGACGGGCCGCCCTCGCGCAGGGTGGCCACGGCGGCGGCAAGGTCGTGGCCGTCGGCGGCGAGGACGGTCGTGCGCGTGCCCACCTGCGGATTGCGGATGGGCGAGGCGGCATCGGTCCGGAAGTGGTGATAGAAGCGCCAGCGCGCCATTTCGCCCTGGGCGGCCGCGACCTCCGGGTAGAGGTGGGGTTCGCGCAATTGGGCCAGCGCCGCCTCCTGCGGGTCGAGGGCGAAGGGATAGGCCGTCCGGCCCCTGGCGCCCCGGACCCGCATCCAGGCGCTCGGGCCTTTCCGCTCCATCAGGCTGTTGCCGGCGGCATCGTGCAGATATTCTTCCTTCACCCGGGGGTCGAGGGCGAAGGCCCCTTCCGGCGGGGGCGGCAGGCCGAGGGCGAGGCTGTAGGACCAGGTGGTGCTCTCGACCTCGACGATGATGCGGCTGCGCTCGTCCTTCCGCCATTCCCCGGCCCAGAGGGCGGAGGGCATGCCGCCCTCCTCGACCATGCCGGGGGCCAATGTGCCGCGGGCGGCGGCCCCCAGCAGGGTCAGGGCCCGGTAGAGGTTGGATTTGCCGGCACCATTGCCCCCGGTCACCACGGTCAGGCCCGCGGGCTCGATCGCGACATTGCGGAGCGAGCGGTAGTTGCGGATGCGGAGGTGCCGGATCATGCCGTCGCCTCGGCCAGGGTCGCCCCGCCTTCGAGGCGAAGGTCATAGCCGGCGGCGCCATGCCGCAGCAGGGATCGGGCCAGGGCCTCGCTGTGGGTGATGACCCAGAGCTGGGAATCCTCGGCCGCCCGCGCGATCAGCTCGGCCAGCGGTTCGGCAAGATCCGGGTGCAGGCTCTGGTCCGGTTCGTTCAGGATCAGCAGGGGGCTGGGTCGGGGCGAGAGCAGGGCGGCGGCGAGGCAGAGATAGCGCAGCGTGCCGTCCGACAGTTCGCGCGCGGCGAAGGGCCGCTTGAAGTCGCGCCGGCGCAGGAACAGGGCGAAGTGCCCCAGGTCTTGCTCGACCTCCAGCCGGGCGCCGGGAAAGGCGCGGTCGATCGCCTCGTCCAGGCTGCCGGTGTCGCCGATCTCGCGGATGGTGGTGACGGCGGCGGCAAGGTCGCCGCCGTCGGCCGACAGCACCGGCGTGCGCGTGCCCACCTGGGGCATGCGGATGGGCGAGGCGGCGTCGGTCCGGAAGTGGTGGTAGAAGCGCCAGCGCGCCATCTCGGCCTGCGCCTGGGCGAGATCGGGATAGAGATGGGGCTCGCGCACCTGGGCGAGGGCTGCTTCCTGCGGTTCCAGGCCGGGGGGGAAGGCCGTCCGGCCTTTCGCGCCCTTCGCCCGCATCCAGGCGCCGGGGCCGTCGCGTTCGAGCAGCAGGGTGCCGTCGGCCCCGTGGAGATGCTCCTCCCCGACCACCGGGTCCAGGGCGAAGACCGGGGGCGGGGCGCCGGCCGGCCATTCGTGAGGGGCAAGGCCGAGGGCCAGGGCATAGGACCAGGCACTGCCCTCCACCTCCACCACCATGCGGCGGCGCTCGTCCTGGCGCCATGCCCCGGCCCACAGCGCGGACGGCATGCCGCCTTCCGCCATCAAGGTCGGGGCCAGCTGGCCGCGCGCGGCGGCGGCGGCCAGGGTCAGGGCGCGGTAGAGATTGGACTTGCCGGCGCCGTTCGCCCCCGTGACCACGGTCAAGCCCGCCGGCGCGATCTCGACATCGCGGAGCGAGCGGTAGTTGCGGATGCGGAAGCGCCGGATCACGGGGTCAAAGCTCGGCGAGAATGCCCCGCAGCATCTCCGCCTCGCGCGCCAGCATGGCATGGTCGCCCGGGCGCTTGCCGTGTTCGGCGGAAATCACGCCGTCGCCGGTCCGGCGCGGCAGGATATGCATGTGGAAATGGAACACGGTCTGGCCGGCGGCGACGCCGTTGGCCTGGAACAGGTTCATGCCGTCCGGCCCCTGGCCCTTGGCCATCGCCAGCGCCACCCGCCGCGTCGTCCGCATCACCGGGCCCAGCAGGTCGTCGGGCATGCTGTAGAGGTCGGGGTGGTGGTCCTTGGGGATGACCAGGGCATGGCCGGGGCTCAGGGGGAAAATATCCATGAAGGCGATGGTGTGCTCGTCCTCGTGGATCTTGTGGCAGGGCAGGATGCCGTCGACGATCTTGCAGAAGATACAATTGCCGTCGCGCGGCGGCAGGGGTGTGGCGGCCATGGATTCGGTTCCTCCCTCGGTCGGCCCGGCCAGCCTGGAGCTTGTCCGCTTCATACTGAAGTGGACAAGCTCCAGGCTTATGCGTGGCCGTCTGTCTTTTTCGATTTTGGCTGAATCAGCCAAAATCGGACAAACTCTAGCCAGCACCGCGGGGGCGATCAACCGCCCCGCGGGCGGGCTTTTTTAGTGGACTTGTGGCCTTGCGCGACTATCTATGTGGGGCCTTGGCGAGGGGCTTTCCGAGGCGCGCCACCCCGGCCTTTTCACGGATCCGTCATAACGCGTGGCAGGGCGCCAGGAAGCCCGGCGCGGCACCCCGCCGCCGCCGCCAGACCGTATCAGCAGGAGATTCAGGAGCATGGCTTCCTACCAGTACGTCTATGTGATGAAGGATCTGTCCAAGACCTTTCCGGGGGGGAAGACGGTTCTGAAGAATGTCTGGCTGTCGTTCCTGCCGGGCGCCAAGATCGGCGTGCTTGGCGGCAACGGCGCCGGCAAGTCGACGCTGATGAAGATCATGGCCGGCATCGACAGCGAGTTCCAGGGCGAGGCCTGGCCGGCGGAAGGCGTCAAGGTCGGCTATCTGCCCCAGGAACCGCCGCTGGACCCCAAGCTGGACGTGCTCGGCAATGTCATGCTCGGCGTCGGGGCGACCAAGGCCCTGCTCGATGAATTCGAGGAAGTCTCGGCCAAGTTCGGCGAAGACATGACCGACGACGAGATGAACGACCTCATCGCCCGTCAGGCCGAACTGCAGGAACAGATCGACGCCAAGGATGCCTGGGACCTGCAGCGCCATGTCGAGATCGCCATGGATGCGCTCCGCTGCCCGCCGGGCGATGCGGATGTGACCAAGCTCTCGGGCGGCGAGCGGCGCCGCGTCGCGCTGTGCCGCCTGTTGCTCGAAAAGCCGGACATGCTGCTGCTCGACGAACCGACCAACCACCTGGACGCCGAGTCCATCAACTGGCTGGAAAAATTCCTGGAGAAATACGAGGGCACGGTGGTCGCGGTCACCCACGACCGTTACTTCCTCGACAATGTCGCCGGCTGGATCCTCGAAATGGACCGCGGCCAGTGCCTGCCCTTCGAGGGCAATTACACCGGCTGGATGGACGCCAAGCGCAAGCGCCAGGAAATCGAGAAGAACCAGGAAGAATCGCGCCAGAAGGCGATCGAGCGCGAATTGGAATGGATTCGCGCCTCGCCGCGCGCCCGCCAGGCCAAGTCCAAGGCCCGTATCTCGGCCTTCGACGATCTGGTGGCGCAGCAGGGCGAGCGCGAGATCGGCCGCTCGACCATCGTCATCCCGCCCGGCCCGCGGCTCGGCGGCCTGGTGCTCGAAGCGAAGGCGATCTCCAAGTCCTTCGGCGACCGGCTGCTGATCGACAATCTGTCGTTCAACCTGCCGCCGGGCGGCATCGTCGGCATCATCGGCCCGAACGGCGCCGGCAAGACCACGCTGTTCAAGATGATCACTGGCGTCGAGAAGCCGGATGCGGGCGAAGTCCGCCTGGGCGACACGGTGGTGCTCGGCTATGTCGACCAGTCGCGCGATGCCCTCGACGCCAATAAGACGGTGTGGGAGGAAGTCTCGGGCGGCCACGAGATGCTGACCATCGGCAAGCGCGAAATCCAGAGCCGCGCCTATCTCGGCAGCTTCAACTTCCGCGGCGCCGACCAGCAGAAGAAGGTCGGCATGCTGTCGGGCGGCGAGCGCAACCGGGTGCATCTGGCCAAGATGCTGAAGTCGCAGTCGAACTTCCTGCTCCTCGACGAACCGACCAACGACCTCGACGTCGACACCCTGCGCGCCCTTGAAGAGGCGCTGCTCGACTTCGCGGGCTGCGCCATGGTGATCTCGCACGATCGCTACTTCCTCGACCGGATCGCGACCCACATCATGGCCTTCGAGGGCGAAAGCCACGTCGAATGGTTCGAAGGCAACTACCAGGAATACGAGGCGGACCGCCACCGCCGCCTGGGTACCGACGCGGACCAGCCGCACCGCATCAAGTACAAGCCGCTGACCCGCGGTTGATCGAAAAACGCCCCGGCCGAAACCGGGGCGTTTTTTTATGGCATCATGGCGGCGGCCGGCCCGTACGGATCAAACCCGCATCGACGTATCCGAAGCCATGGCCCATGCGGTCAAGGGGGGCATACCGGGGAGGTATGAAGTCGCTGGCCAAACGGTATTGGACCTGAAATCG encodes:
- a CDS encoding AAA family ATPase produces the protein MIRHLRIRNYRSLRNVAIEPAGLTVVTGGNGAGKSNLYRALTLLGAAARGTLAPGMVEEGGMPSALWAGEWRKDERSRIIVEVESTTWSYSLALGLPPPPEGAFALDPRVKEEYLHDAAGNSLMERKGPSAWMRVRGARGRTAYPFALDPQEAALAQLREPHLYPEVAAAQGEMARWRFYHHFRTDAASPIRNPQVGTRTTVLAADGHDLAAAVATLREGGPSAALDRAVDRAFPGARLEVEHDRGEFTLLLKRHDIERPFAARELSDGTLRFLCLATALLSARPSPLLILNEPDQSLHPDLAAPLAELILDAAARSQVWVITHSEALARHLVRGGAAGYDLRLEGGATVAEAVT
- a CDS encoding AAA family ATPase: MIRRFRIRNYRSLRDVEIAPAGLTVVTGANGAGKSNLYRALTLAAAAARGQLAPTLMAEGGMPSALWAGAWRQDERRRMVVEVEGSAWSYALALGLAPHEWPAGAPPPVFALDPVVGEEHLHGADGTLLLERDGPGAWMRAKGAKGRTAFPPGLEPQEAALAQVREPHLYPDLAQAQAEMARWRFYHHFRTDAASPIRMPQVGTRTPVLSADGGDLAAAVTTIREIGDTGSLDEAIDRAFPGARLEVEQDLGHFALFLRRRDFKRPFAARELSDGTLRYLCLAAALLSPRPSPLLILNEPDQSLHPDLAEPLAELIARAAEDSQLWVITHSEALARSLLRHGAAGYDLRLEGGATLAEATA
- a CDS encoding HIT family protein, coding for MAATPLPPRDGNCIFCKIVDGILPCHKIHEDEHTIAFMDIFPLSPGHALVIPKDHHPDLYSMPDDLLGPVMRTTRRVALAMAKGQGPDGMNLFQANGVAAGQTVFHFHMHILPRRTGDGVISAEHGKRPGDHAMLAREAEMLRGILAEL
- the ettA gene encoding energy-dependent translational throttle protein EttA → MASYQYVYVMKDLSKTFPGGKTVLKNVWLSFLPGAKIGVLGGNGAGKSTLMKIMAGIDSEFQGEAWPAEGVKVGYLPQEPPLDPKLDVLGNVMLGVGATKALLDEFEEVSAKFGEDMTDDEMNDLIARQAELQEQIDAKDAWDLQRHVEIAMDALRCPPGDADVTKLSGGERRRVALCRLLLEKPDMLLLDEPTNHLDAESINWLEKFLEKYEGTVVAVTHDRYFLDNVAGWILEMDRGQCLPFEGNYTGWMDAKRKRQEIEKNQEESRQKAIERELEWIRASPRARQAKSKARISAFDDLVAQQGEREIGRSTIVIPPGPRLGGLVLEAKAISKSFGDRLLIDNLSFNLPPGGIVGIIGPNGAGKTTLFKMITGVEKPDAGEVRLGDTVVLGYVDQSRDALDANKTVWEEVSGGHEMLTIGKREIQSRAYLGSFNFRGADQQKKVGMLSGGERNRVHLAKMLKSQSNFLLLDEPTNDLDVDTLRALEEALLDFAGCAMVISHDRYFLDRIATHIMAFEGESHVEWFEGNYQEYEADRHRRLGTDADQPHRIKYKPLTRG